Genomic segment of Ostrinia nubilalis chromosome 22, ilOstNubi1.1, whole genome shotgun sequence:
AAAGGAAAAGAAGCTTAAAATTGTCTAGGTAAGTGTCACATATTAGCACTCAAAGGTAGCGTTTAACGTGGTAGTTTAAAACCAGATAAAACACGTTATTCGATAGCtgaccatggacctataaaaaaaggcggacggaactcgcgctacaacaaaactgtgacgcaaaattttggcgtttgtctattgtgtgagtgaatttagggatgccatgttagccaaaacattttacccatttattttaataaaaacatagatcggcagatgttacttggaaatgtagacataattattccgtgccattttaaaaggatgaaaggtgaatgcgttgaggtaggcgcgaaattttcaatgttcaaattttcttacattgtttgcaagtcagtgtgtcagggtatgtacataatgttgatcaaaaatgattcacgcagttacaaattacgaatcttgtgtacattataatcataatcttatgcatcatcaatatattattattatctctgatagattttttttaacattacaacctgacactgacttgcaatcaatgtaagaaaatttgaattttgcagttccacatttttgggaaggataaaaggacaatgaccaaaaatgtatggagtgtggtccaaatgtccaccactaacgagacctatatagtaaaatagtctactaaatactaatTCATTATAaacaaaccgcaatcaaaaatatgctgtcagtaaaaagttatggctgaatgaaaagtcatgttttttaccttttcaaccgaaaaatgttcttgatatcattctatccatagcacattttggactaatctatgcatgttatgtcatgtcgtttattgtgccgtgttagatactcgctaaaagaaaaaaaaataagcttagaagaaagacaacaatattggaattatggtcgggtggtcgctgctccgcccctattggttgtagggtgatgttatataacctaaaaccatccttgataaataggctatccataacaaaaaaaatttttcaaatcggaccagtagttcctgagattagcgcgtaaactactacaatttttcatacggtcataactttttactgacagcttatttttttttcgtcccatactgaaagttaatctctatttgatggactataagccaatataggtctcattagtggtggacatttggaccacttttggtcattgtcctttgcctataaagaaaatatatcccattaaaacacaattattatgataaattattttatttcaatagtatgcgtaataaataactaaaaagtcctaaaattattattaatttcccatatttcgggtaattttcccacgtaaataacttagaacactggtctttgacgtattattttttagagtgaatgacgtttgatttcaattaatttcaatattttaatgtcgggaaataagtgattggattattattttgcctgtaaattgtgattccttaatttttgtttgttcgaacagaacggtttttaaacaatttcatcacacaagacatgtcgtattcgtgttgttttttcgctgcttaaatgtgtcaactgtgtgaagtttgcactcgaagtggtgtatcagggtgtgacgtacaggcaagctggtgtatcctaatgtcacagtattttgttgatgagaatccgtccgactttttttataggtccatgtagCTGACAACACAATTTCAGTTCTGTAAATCACACGAATCCCGTTCACGCGATACCAGAATCACGGCCCTACCCGTCACCTGTCACGCACAGTCACATTTCGTCGCGGCCGCGATTGTTCGAGTAATAGCGAGTCGATGGCGACTCCTCTGCGACCTGTCGAGGGCTGTCATTGCGGTCACCGTGATGCTTTTGAGCTTTTTGGGGTGGACTTTATCGATATTACATGAGAGAAAAGCAGTACTGCCAAAGTACCTACGACCCAATAGTATAAGTACTCATTACTCATTGCTCGAATATGAATCTACGACTTACTATTGTCGTTTAGTTGTCTTTTTTTAATCCGACCGACCGCGACACATCGATACAATACAATAAACCGTGAACCTGATAATTTCCATAAAGCAAACAATCTGAAGAATAAGATTTTGCTAATAGAAAACACCAGGCGCCAAGAAATATGTACGTCTATTTCACTAACGTCATTTAGGTCCACAATAAATAGTGCCAGCTGCTTCAAATTTTAAAATACGTCGCACCATAGTAGACGCCATTATTAGTTCGACAAAACACGCGGCGCCAAGCCCCTGTTTAGCAGTTTATTATCATTGCGCCATTTGGCCAGCCTGGCCGGCGATTTAAATTCCGTGGCCATTCGTTATGGCGGGTTGTGGGCCGGATTTATGGGAACATGGCCAGGGGCCGGTGTTTGTGGCCGTCAAACGCTGCATCAGGCTTTGGGAGCCCAGAGAAAAACGGTTGGCACTGGACAACCGAAAACAGCGATGTAGGCGAGCTTATGTGATATGGTAATTGGTGTGAAGACTACTAGTAAATAACGAATGTTTACTATGACATGATAGGGTAGAAAGGGCTTTTGGAAAACAATATAGATTTTCAAACAAACGCTCTTCATTATAGCAAAGCTATAGACATACACAGACTAAGTAGACATCACAATGAGTTCACATCACACTGTCTTAAAGACAGATCTGAAGTTAATATCTAAATGGAATCAAAATTACCTAATTACTTCATAACGTCGAATGATGAAGAAACTTACCTCAAATTTTGATGGCAATCATAAAAAGTCTCAAAGAATCGATGAAGTATCAGATTTAAGAGAGATGTAGACTTTACGATTGCGTTCAGCGATTTAGAGGCTCGTTTTAAAGAGCGCCTGACGGTTTAGTGCGAGCAATTATCGCGATCTGAAGTTTGCTGGCGGCACGTGGCAGGCGCTATAAATGTTAATAGCGTTGACAGACGACACTGCCAGCTGCTGCCCGATCGGAATATAATACTTGGGAGAGTTATGGAAAAACGCAATCTGGTGAGACCCTTAGGAActctaatttattattgttaaattaAGAAAGTTTGTGGTATTTGGTTATATGTAAtattaaacaacttttttctTAAGCTTGAAAAACAGCAACAACTGTTTATAGTTAAATGAATCAACACGCAAGAAAGAAAGATCTAAAAGAGAAACAAATTAAGACATTCGTAAGAAAATCTGCAGTTTCAATCTGAATTGTTATTAAATCGTTCGCTCATCAACCAAAATTATTTACCCAAAATTACCTATTCTAAACAATATCAAAGAGAAAATTGTTTCTTGATTCTCACTCCCGAGTTTTGGGTCCAAATGCCCACAATTAATCAGAAGTTGCGCAAAGCGTTCAACGCACCACATGTCCCGTGTAGCGCCTGGAGGTTTGCAATTACTTAGTGATTTAACTTCTGCTGTACTAATTGCTATTGCGGAAAGGCAGGCGCTGCGCTAATCTTACTCCAAAGATTGTTTTGCAAAATAGTTGGTTATTACTACTGTGCTTAGTAATTGAATTCTAACTACCAGGATGTATCGACatgatttcttttaaataatatctacatcgtttggtaaaaataaatacctattgtattgtgtttaggcACAGTATGGTAGCAGCAATAAAACTAGGTTTTTGATGAAATTAGAGTAAATCTATTCAGAGATACTTTTACAGTTTGAGAGTTGAATGGCAAGtgaagtacctacattatacaaGAATAAAAATCTATGGACGCGCCTATGTGTCGACACAAACACTTTCACGAGATCGTTGTTTTGCTGTTAGAAACCGCACAGGCACGCGCCTGAACACCTATACTTATCTATACAATAcattaatacataataaatagtgCTTAATTAAAAGAAGTATTCTAAAGTACGATTTTTCTGCCGGGTGGGTGTAGTGCAGGTAGCCCAACAAATACAACAAAGGTATCGCTATTTGTTCATAGACTACATATAAATTCTTATCCTAGACAAATATCAACACCTCAACTTGTTATTTATGGGTTTTGATAAGTAATCCAAGCTTACGTAAAGTTTTGTGCAAAGTTTTTGTACACTAATTCCAAGACCTGTTGGCTGCAGAGAGGGCGGAGCCTCCGGATTATTAATTTATCGGCGATTGCAGCGGAGACCTGCATCGATTGGGGTGCGGGCCAAGTGAAGAGAGGAAAGCTTCGAGCCAAGAGAAATTGGTTAACATAATTTAAAATGGCATTGATAGAGATTCAACAAAGTGCAaacaaagttttatatttatgaaCAAGACCATCATCAAATAGTtttaactacttttttcaatcgACTCACATTCAGTCAGTCATTTGCGCTTGATGCACAGATTACGAGTGATGATAAAGGTACTCCTAGAGTGCAAAATACATTTTGTCGAATTTTGGTTTAATAAATATAGACTAGATTTTTATAtcatgtaaaattaaaaatattatagtatCAAACGTAAAGTATTGAGTATTATACTCATGTAAATTATGATATTGATTTGAGATACTTAAATCTTATCCGAATTGCGATGATTCTTCTGTGCTCTACATTAAGATTATTAcgtctaaataaaaataaagatttgagAAACTTTCCGTGTCATCCGCCATAATCTTTTGCCTTCGCCACCTATAAATATTAATACCCTCCGCAGTGTTTGGCCAAACTTGGCATTGTCTTCATTTGTTCAGTCGTTTGTTCTTTGCTCTGAATTGAATCCACTCTTTGAACTGGTATTCGTTCCATTGAAGGCTTCGCCGATTGGTTTCTGCTGATGACACAACAGCCTACTTATATTGTTTAAGTTAGGTTTGTTTTTTGGTTGATAATTAGTTATGAGAGGTTCGGAATAAATCCTTAGTTTTATGAATAGAAGGCGCACAAAAATTTCGCACTTTGAGTATTTATTATGGTATCGATACCGAAGGCTGATGTTCCAAACCCTACAAACTTGTTATTTTCGGACGGTCATGtgaaaaatacttaatacataaattattctgtgatactacttacttacttttaatCTACTGTCATCTATTGGCAGAAGGagaaaaaatagaataaaacaTGTAACATCGCGATTCGCGATGTAGGACTCAGTGCGCCATCTTACATTACAATAAAACTTTGTAGCATTTTGTTACTATTGTGATTTTTCCCACTGATTCTCAAACTTCTCTTCCAGGTTCTACGACGCCCAAACCAACGGGTCGCACGAGGACTACGCCCCCATGGCGAAGCGGCCGCCCCCCTCCAGTTTGTTCCTAAACCCCTCCCCCTTCCTCTGTCCCCTGCCAAGCAACGCCAGTCTGTTCGACTATGCGCCCCCTTACCACGCGTACCATACTCAAGGGGAGAGCGCATTTGAGCGGAGAGATGGTGAGTGGAGTTGCTAGTGttttatgtcaaagtcaaagtcaaaatttctttatttgtttggactaataaatagttcttacaaatcgtcattttgctcttaaggagcctctacatgtctcataatctttttaccctaccagcgctggtagggtaaaatgGTTCTCAAACTTTTAATGGGGTAGCCCCAAATAATACTTTTGGTTCAAAATTAGTACTAAAGATACGATTAGTGATGTCCGAATATTATTGACAACCTAGTGCATGAGGCAATCATTAATTAGAGCAATTAATACATTTTCTAACTTGTCATATTTTATTGAAGTAGACACCTACACACATGTTTTTTAACAAGCTTCAAGACCGTGGGTCTCGCAGTGTGTaactatattttaatttagttacgttatttgctattatgtattatgtatattatatgAATCGTAAAGGGATGGCAGAGAAGTGATGGATAGAAATCGTTTTAAATAAGAAAAGGGAGAcacaggatttttttttaaattcctttGTAAGCACATTGAAAACTATTGTGTTACCAAAAGTcatgaagaaataaataattaaatttttttcACTGTCTTAAAGGAGGCATATCAGTCCGCGACGTGTCATCAATGAACGCGTCATTCTCCGAGCCCCGCTCGCTCGCAGCGCCCCCTGGTGGTAAAGGGGATGACGAGTGGAAGAACATCAACACCATGCTCAATTGTATTTTAAGCATGGTGGAGAAGACGAAACGAGCGCTGGCAATACTGCAGCAGAGAGGTGGGTGCTCGCAACTATTGTATAGGTCATAGATTCTCAAAGTTGTGAAGCGGAGCGCCTAGTGGGGGACTTCTTTTAAGTCTTTCTttacaatagaaaataattttatttggcttaattgacctTGTGCTTCCAAGTTCCAACAGAGTAAAATAAGACTATCCTAATGTGTCTTTATAAAGCggctaaaagataaataaatatgcaaaaATCAGGCATTCCCAAACCTAGGCATGGACCTGGGCATTCCCAAGTCTGGCCAGCATGGAAAGTATCGGCCAAATTCTGCAttttcctctggtaaattaaagagggTCGTGTTCTAGCAATGGAGTCtacatgacctgatgatgaatgatTCAATGAATTggagaaaataaacatttatcagAACGCACCTAATTACAAGATATTCCTAATCTTAAATTACAAAAGACAACAGTCTTTTTGGATTTAAGACCAGCCCATTTTCAACTCCACAGGTGTAGAACCAACAGAAAGCAACGACATTAAAAGGGCCGCCAGCGAGATCATGGCGGCGGCCGTGCGCCAGACGGAGGAGCGCGTGGCCGAGGTGCGCCGACGCGCCGAGGACGCCGTCAATCAGGTGAGGTATCTACTCATTTCGTATTGAGCTACTTTTTTgttaatgcataacaaggcagttttttaattttgatcacaatcgcacctgatgttaagtgggatgcagtctaggatggtacatatctgccctgtaagtgcctattcactctcgccttgaaaaggcccggattatagtcttcgggaaagacagcagcaggcagcgaattccagtccctagctgtacTCTACGCCCTTTCCCACTGCTGTCCGGTTTAGCGGGATGGTATAGCAGGGTCTCGATACGCAAAACTGTACGATACATAAATGTGTGTTTAAAATTTGAATGACAAATTCAAACGCATCTGTTTTTTCGGGTAACTGCAAACGGGATATTCGTGTGAttgttaatgttaaaacacGTATACTTTTAAACAGGATCCTACAAAATAACCTGCAATATTAAACGGGATGTCTACCAAATATACGAAGAGGGCGATAACTGACGTACCTACAGTTACCGGTGTAGAAAATAACGAAATCTTAAAGTGACCTCAGATTGAAGTGATTTTGATCAAGTTACGTCTTTCGTACGCAGGACACGTGTGGAagtccttgggagaggcctttgtccagcagtggacgtcatttggcgaCACCATTTAAAAGCAAACTTTTTCTTGTTAACAGGTGAAACGCCAAGCCCTGGTGGAGCTTCAACGAGCGGTGGGGGCCGCCGAAGCTAAAGCCTTGGAGCTGGTGGCAGCCGAGAGGAACAAGGTGGAGAGACACCGCCACAGCCCGCCGCCGGGGAGAGACCTCAGTCCCAGCGCCGCTGCTCAGCAGAACGTAAGTCACGAGCCTCGCCTTCACACACCAGCAGAGCAAGCCTTGGAGCTGGTGGCTGAGACGAAGGTGGAGAGACACCGCCACAGCCCGCCGCCGGGGAGAGACCTCAGTCCCAGCGCCGCTGCTCAGCAGAACGTAAGTCACGAGCCTCGCCTTCACACACCAGCAGAGCCAAGCCTTGGAGCTGGCGGCAGAAAGGAACAAGGTGGAGAGACACCGCCACAGCCCGCCGCCGGGGAGAGACCTCAGTCCCAGCGCCGCTGCTCAGCAGAACGTAAGTTGAATGGCACAATCTTTGTCTTCACTGATGTGTGAGATAATATCTAATGTCACCCACTTTGCTCTGGAGAGAAGTCAATCTAAACTTCAAACTCCTTTActacagtttaactttcccctggaacaaacttggccttcactgctTGGGTATAAGCGGTGAGGCTATAGAGTCTGGTACATAGATGCCTGCCAATAGCGGAAAAGATGTAGGAACTAGATTTCAACAGCCTGGGCAGATACCCATGCTAAGGCTTATACCCTTAGATACCacctggattttattattatggctAGTCCAAAACTGGGGATTCTTTGTTGCCAAGAATAACTTGTTTGTCCCAATTCCAACCAGATTGAAATAGATAAAATCGAGTTTTAACGTAAAGCTTGTAGAAAAATAATAGCAATTACTGTTTGTCTCTATAGTGTTGCTGGAACTGCGGGCGCAAGGCGCAGGAGACGTGCTCGGGTTGCAACGCGGCGCGCTACTGCGGCGCCTTCTGCCAGCACAAAGACTGGGAGAACCACCACCAGGTGACTATCACGACAACTGTAATTTGTAGTTGTTGAGGaaactggatgcgggcagcgcagaaccggtctttgtggaaatcaggAGGGGCCATTGTCTAGCAGTGGAGGtcttttggctaaaacgaaGGAATGAACGAAAGTAGGTGTTGACACAAACGACTGCTCTTGATTCATTTTATAGTTTGCAGCGATAGAAACTGACAATTACTTCACAATCAGAAATCTAAGCTCGAACTAAGAGATTGGTACATAAACAGCTCAGTGGTAATGTTATTTGGAATGATTTATCTGAAGAAACGGTATCCATAATATACTGAACTGAttcgtttatttattattaatttatagccCACAACTACTAGATTGGCATATGAACCCTTTTCTAACATCAACTTTTTTCCAGGTCTGCAGCGGAAGAGACCAGAAACCGACAGCGCTGCTCCGAACCTCCCCCCCAGTCCCACCCACCACCCTCGCCAAAACCCTCACCCGTTCCACCACCCCCATAGCTTCTGCCACCACCAACCCCCCCGCCACAACCGGATCAGACCGCCCGGATAACCGGTTATCGCTCAGCTCCCTCAACTCAGCCGAACGCTTGTTAACCACCAACCAAGAACGGACCTTATCCTCGACCAATAGCGACCGGATTGCTCTGGCAACGCTGTCCAGTGCTCAGGGGCTCATAGGGGGGATCGGAGGGAAGAAATGACGCCTCAATAAAGAACCCCTAGCTTGTAACTCCGTCAGGTTTCCGAGGAAAGTTAGGAGGTAATTTACTAGTCTGATGTTGGACGTTGGTCCTAATAATTTGTTTAGTATAATCAAACCAATGCAATTATAGGTGTTCGTTAATGATAATTGTGTACTTCTATAGCTTCAACCacatcgccatcgccggcgcgatcaaaggccaatgacaggccGCGCGatccatgacagttcacgcgacctgtcatttccctatgatcgcgccgtgatcgcgccggctATAGCGATCAGTGCGTtgatgtggttgaagcataGTTCAAG
This window contains:
- the LOC135082627 gene encoding protein CBFA2T3, which translates into the protein MEAKVKEEMPDKDYTQPTSTDRRKSALSSTESLSPPLSEASRAPALQRLRRFLSALQQFAADVGADAGERVRQLIYNLVSGTLNIEEFQAGVQESTNYPLRASVPGFLRALLPLAQRDLHARARRAKQTPLQYIRSHEHLILESGGDGSDIFATPQPAGETLKRRASEPFYDAQTNGSHEDYAPMAKRPPPSSLFLNPSPFLCPLPSNASLFDYAPPYHAYHTQGESAFERRDGGISVRDVSSMNASFSEPRSLAAPPGGKGDDEWKNINTMLNCILSMVEKTKRALAILQQRGVEPTESNDIKRAASEIMAAAVRQTEERVAEVRRRAEDAVNQVKRQALVELQRAVGAAEAKALELVAAERNKVERHRHSPPPGRDLSPSAAAQQNCCWNCGRKAQETCSGCNAARYCGAFCQHKDWENHHQVCSGRDQKPTALLRTSPPVPPTTLAKTLTRSTTPIASATTNPPATTGSDRPDNRLSLSSLNSAERLLTTNQERTLSSTNSDRIALATLSSAQGLIGGIGGKK